In Haloarcula sp. H-GB4, a single genomic region encodes these proteins:
- a CDS encoding cytochrome-like protein, giving the protein MGRRGEREPLTVAAVGAIERETLELAVDAVEEHFSLTPRVDHRQFHTDGIPDSAQPTGDSDQYDAVELAKYVASETDGSRTLVVTNQDVSQGRRQSLFGIGIRYGRTSLLSTFRLGGDRFDDRVRKLAISEVGYMLGLELCPNEQCPFRRTDSVATLDAVDESPCEACQTKLAEAITSGDATADSESADNGRTEKSVGQSDNTPQDRSTDQLTHLLAGTARFWTSVLGYGVAFIVTLLVLIGLLEEVVGFAITDSDAATWVIVVITAAVAWVVYRNCRAGIKVISRVVIESIR; this is encoded by the coding sequence ATGGGCCGGAGGGGGGAACGCGAACCACTCACAGTCGCTGCCGTCGGCGCAATAGAGCGAGAGACACTTGAACTCGCCGTGGATGCCGTTGAGGAACACTTCTCGCTGACCCCGCGCGTCGATCATAGGCAGTTTCACACCGACGGAATCCCCGACAGCGCCCAGCCTACCGGTGATAGTGATCAGTACGACGCAGTTGAGCTGGCGAAATACGTAGCCAGTGAGACGGATGGCAGCCGAACGCTTGTTGTGACGAATCAAGATGTCTCACAAGGCCGGCGGCAGTCGCTGTTCGGAATTGGAATCCGGTACGGCCGGACATCGTTACTCTCGACGTTCCGTCTGGGTGGGGACAGGTTCGACGACCGGGTTCGAAAACTGGCTATCAGTGAGGTCGGGTACATGCTGGGGCTTGAGCTCTGTCCAAACGAGCAGTGCCCGTTCAGGAGAACAGACTCAGTTGCGACGCTGGATGCGGTCGACGAGTCTCCCTGTGAGGCCTGCCAGACGAAACTTGCCGAGGCCATCACGTCTGGCGATGCGACAGCGGACTCCGAGTCGGCAGATAATGGACGCACTGAGAAATCGGTGGGCCAATCAGATAACACACCGCAAGATCGTTCGACGGATCAATTGACACACCTCCTCGCTGGCACTGCTCGCTTCTGGACGTCAGTACTCGGCTACGGCGTCGCATTCATCGTGACGCTCCTTGTTCTGATTGGTCTGCTTGAAGAAGTCGTCGGATTCGCCATCACGGACTCGGATGCAGCTACCTGGGTGATTGTCGTCATCACTGCTGCTGTTGCATGGGTCGTCTACAGGAACTGTCGAGCGGGTATCAAGGTAATCAGCCGTGTAGTTATCGAGAGCATCCGGTAA
- the dph2 gene encoding diphthamide biosynthesis enzyme Dph2, translating into MSQERTDGDLRNTGLSLKHDREWDYELERIVEAVEERDAEKVGLQFPEGLKRRGPAVADDLRENLPDDVTVLLSGQPCYGACDLDTYMMRRTDVFVHFGHSPMKESDKIIYVPLFSNVDVFPIMQQAREEQLADPEEDPDVGLVTTAQHMNKFDEMREWLEERGYNVHTRRGDERLTHEGQVLGCNYASADVDADQMLYVGGGKFHPLGLAMEHPDKHVVIADPVNNVVTVADTEKFMKQRYGAVHRAMDAESWGVIFCTKIGQGRWDQAQEIVENNENAYLITMDEVTPDRLTNFGMDAYVNTGCPRITTDDGPQFKKPMLTPGEYEIAIGEKPLDSLEFDTFHGTW; encoded by the coding sequence ATGAGTCAAGAGCGGACTGACGGCGACCTCCGGAACACTGGACTGTCGCTCAAACACGACCGCGAGTGGGATTACGAGCTCGAGCGAATCGTCGAAGCCGTCGAGGAGCGCGACGCCGAGAAGGTGGGACTGCAGTTCCCCGAGGGACTGAAGCGCCGCGGCCCGGCCGTGGCCGATGACCTGCGTGAGAACCTCCCCGACGACGTGACGGTGCTGCTCTCGGGCCAGCCCTGTTACGGTGCCTGCGACCTCGATACGTACATGATGCGCCGGACGGACGTGTTCGTCCACTTCGGCCACTCGCCGATGAAGGAATCGGACAAGATCATCTACGTGCCGCTGTTCTCCAACGTCGACGTCTTCCCCATCATGCAGCAGGCTCGCGAGGAACAGCTTGCTGATCCGGAAGAAGATCCCGACGTGGGGCTCGTGACGACGGCCCAGCACATGAACAAGTTCGACGAGATGCGTGAGTGGCTGGAGGAGCGCGGCTACAACGTGCACACACGGCGCGGCGACGAGCGGCTGACCCACGAGGGCCAGGTGCTCGGCTGTAACTACGCCAGCGCCGACGTTGACGCCGACCAGATGCTGTACGTCGGTGGCGGAAAGTTCCACCCGCTCGGGCTGGCGATGGAGCACCCCGACAAACACGTTGTCATCGCCGATCCCGTGAACAACGTCGTCACCGTCGCTGACACGGAGAAGTTCATGAAACAGCGCTACGGTGCAGTCCATCGCGCGATGGACGCCGAGTCCTGGGGCGTCATCTTCTGTACCAAAATCGGACAAGGCCGCTGGGATCAGGCCCAGGAAATCGTCGAAAACAACGAAAACGCCTATCTCATCACGATGGACGAGGTGACGCCGGACCGGTTGACGAACTTCGGGATGGACGCCTACGTTAACACTGGCTGTCCGCGCATCACCACCGACGACGGCCCGCAGTTCAAGAAGCCGATGCTCACGCCCGGCGAGTATGAAATCGCCATCGGCGAGAAGCCACTTGACTCGCTGGAGTTCGACACCTTCCACGGCACTTGGTGA